In the Oncorhynchus tshawytscha isolate Ot180627B linkage group LG17, Otsh_v2.0, whole genome shotgun sequence genome, one interval contains:
- the LOC112217018 gene encoding probable imidazolonepropionase — MSISLNHSCIVCVFFLFGGVELGALAISHLEDVTDDGIAAMATAKTTAVLLPTTACILRLPQPRARDMLEAGVIVALRSDFNPNAYCCSMPVVMHLACVNMRMSMPESLAALTINAAYALGRSHVHGSLEVNKHGDLLVVNAPRLETF, encoded by the exons atGTCCATCTCACTTAACCATtcctgcattgtgtgtgtgttttttctcttTGGTGGGGTAGAGCTCGGTGCCTTGGCTATCAGTCACCTGGAGGATGTGACAGATGATGGCATTGCTGCCATGGCGACAGCTAAGACCACAGCCGTCCTGCTCCCAACCACCGCTTGCATCCTGCGGTTACCCCAGCCGCGGGCCCGAGACATGCTGGAGGCTGGGGTCATTGTTGCCCTGAGGAGTGACTTCAACCCTAATGCCTACTGTTGCTCTATG CCGGTGGTGATGCACCTGGCGTGTGTCAACATGAGGATGTCCATGCCCGAGTCTTTGGCTGCCCTCACCATCAACGCAGCCTACGCCCTGGGCCGCTCTCACGTGCACGGCTCCCTGGAGGTCAACAAACATGGCGACCTGCTGGTCGTCAACGCACCACG